GATGAATTGTTGTGCGAGCTTACAAAACAGAAATAAACCCATCCTCAAAACAAAAACAATTGATACACAAAACTATAGGTGTTTGTAGATTTATTAATAATTTTTATATAGCACGTAACAAAGAAGTCTATAAAAAAGAAAAACATTTTGTTTTAGGAATGGAGTTTTCAAAATGGCTAAATAACGAGTTTATACCAAATAATCAAGAGTACAAATGGATTAAAGAAGTTAGCAGTAAGGCAGTTAAACAGTCTATCATGAATGGAGAAAAGGCTTTTAAAAGGTTTTTTAATGGGCAAAGTAAATTCCCTAGATTCAAAAAGAAAAGAAATCAAGATATAAAAGCATATTTCCCTAAAAATAATAAAACTGATTGGACTGTAGAAAGACATAGAATCAAGATACCAACTTTTGGTTTTGTGAGATTAAAAGAAAAAGGTTATATCCCTATTAACGCAAAAGTAATAAGCGGAACAGTTTCATACAAAGCAGGAAGGTATTACGTTTCAGTTTTAGTTAAAGAAGAAAACCAAGTTAATAATCATTTAGCATATACAAGTGGTATCGGTATAGATCTTGGATTAAAAGAATTCGCAGTAATTAGTAATGGCGTTATTAAATCAAACATCAATAAAACAACTAAAGTAAAGAAACTTGAAAAGAAACTTAAACGTGAGCAGAGACGTTTAAGCAGAAAATATGAAAATAAAAAGAAAAGAGGTGAAAAGTCTGCTACTAGGTTTGCAAATATAGATAGACAGATATTAAAAATCCAGAAACTTCATCAAAGGCTTAATAATATTCAAATAGATTATATCAATAAAATAGTTAGTGAACTGGTGAAAACCAAGCCAGAATTCATAACTATTGAAGATTTGAATATTAAAGGCATGATGAAGAATAGACATTTATCAAAAGCAGTTGCTCAACAAAATTTCTATAGTTTTAGAACTAAACTTCAAAACAAATGTAAACAGTTAAAGATTGAATTAAGGGTAGTGTCAAGATTTTATCCTTCAAGTAAATTATGTTCTTATTGTGGTAATGTTAAAAAAGACTTAAAGTTATCTAACAGAGTTTACAGTTGTAAAGAGTGTGGTTATGAAAACGATAGGGATTTAAATGCAGCAATCAATTTGAGAAATGCTAAAGAATATACTATAGCTTGTTAATTGCTTTTGTATATATGTACCGATGGCCAGTTGGGAATTTACGGCTGTGGAGTGTTAATAAAACTGTAGTAGGATTCATCCGAGGCAGAACACGTTGAACCAGCAATTTTCTGGATATGGATAAAATGTCTATGTTTATCTATATTTCTAGTGGCAGGCATCCAGGTCCATTCAAAAACAAAAATGGATTGGAATTGCCTTTTTCTTTGATGAAAAAACTTTCTGCAGGAAGTCGGGACATCATCATTGGGTCGTTATTCGGAAAAAATACGATTTTTATCCTATTGACAACAAAAGATATCTTTGGTATTATCGTTTAAACACTACAAAAACCATAGACATTATATACATTGATTTATTTTCCCCATTGAAGGACCGAACGTAAAATATTTACTTAAGTTGTAAAAAAAATGAGATTGAACAGAAATCAGTTGACCGAAAAACCGGAGGCTGAGCCCAGAAAGGGCTCAGCCTTTAATAATATAAAAATAAAGAGGGAGAGGTGATAACAGATGATCAGGAGCAAAGGCACCTAAAGATAATGTTCAATGAACAGGGTGTGGGTTATCTGGAGATCTTCAAAATAGTTATAAGCAATCTAAGGGCTGGTTGCTTATAACTTGCCCCATGTTAAAGCTATGAAGTATCAATACAAATAATAGCTGAAGTATGAATTGACGCGAAATACATGTAAAAAGAAAGAAGGTTTGTTATGGCTGAAAACAATTACGGGTTTGATACCTTAAAAATCAGAGCGGGTTATGATTCCAAAGAACATAATTATGCAGTGGCAGTTCCCAT
This genomic window from Bacillota bacterium LX-D contains:
- a CDS encoding transposase, with protein sequence MVVRAYKTEINPSSKQKQLIHKTIGVCRFINNFYIARNKEVYKKEKHFVLGMEFSKWLNNEFIPNNQEYKWIKEVSSKAVKQSIMNGEKAFKRFFNGQSKFPRFKKKRNQDIKAYFPKNNKTDWTVERHRIKIPTFGFVRLKEKGYIPINAKVISGTVSYKAGRYYVSVLVKEENQVNNHLAYTSGIGIDLGLKEFAVISNGVIKSNINKTTKVKKLEKKLKREQRRLSRKYENKKKRGEKSATRFANIDRQILKIQKLHQRLNNIQIDYINKIVSELVKTKPEFITIEDLNIKGMMKNRHLSKAVAQQNFYSFRTKLQNKCKQLKIELRVVSRFYPSSKLCSYCGNVKKDLKLSNRVYSCKECGYENDRDLNAAINLRNAKEYTIAC